In one Brassica oleracea var. oleracea cultivar TO1000 chromosome C9, BOL, whole genome shotgun sequence genomic region, the following are encoded:
- the LOC106316156 gene encoding 40S ribosomal protein S27-2 — protein sequence MVLQNDIDLLNPPAELEKRKHKLKRLVQSPNSFFMDVKCQGCFNITTVFSHSQTVVVCGNCQTVLCQPTGGKARLTEGCSFRKK from the exons ATG GTTCTCCAAAACGACATCGATCTGCTGAATCCTCCCGCTGAGCTCGAGAAGAGAAAGCACAAGCTCAAGCGTCTCGTTCAATCTCCCAACTCCTTCTTCATG GACGTCAAGTGCCAGGGATGCTTCAACAT AACCACTGTGTTCAGTCACTCTCAAACAGTTGTAGTGTGTGGTAACTGTCAGACGGTTCTGTGCCAGCCCACCGGTGGTAAAGCTAGGCTTACGGAGGGTTGCTCTTTCAGGAAAAAGTGA
- the LOC106316248 gene encoding uncharacterized protein LOC106316248 translates to MSSQIHTSTTVFRNSAPSTASQRLFPLRTVAVRQETSTAWRGVRCSGVGVGGEAWKQRAVPNSNYVVPLDDKFSSSSITRPLIEILRDLNKKIADNIVKSHGPGSNAASSGFIPWYHANRMLSFYAPGWCGEVRDVIYSENGSVTVVYRLTIRGSDGEAHRESTGTVTMTDNHIDDPVAAAEELAFCRACARFGLGLYLYHES, encoded by the exons ATGTCTTCACAAATACATACCTCCACGACCGTCTTCAGAAACTCCGCCCCATCTACCGCCTCCCAAAGACTCTTCCCTCTAAGAACCGTCGCCGTGCGCCAAGAAACGTCAACGGCGTGGCGAGGAGTCAGATGCAGCGGCGTTGGAGTCGGTGGAGAAGCCTGGAAGCAAAGAGCGGTTCCTAACTCCAACTATGTAGTCCCTTTGGACGACAAGTTCTCCTCCTCGTCCATCACTCGGCCTCTGATTGAGATTCTTCGCGATCTTAACAAGAAGATCGCTGATAACATCGTCAAGAGCCATGGTCCTGGATCCAATGCCGCTTCTTCTGGCTTCATCCCATG GTACCATGCAAACCGGATGCTAAGCTTCTACGCACCAGGTTGGTGTGGGGAAGTTCGAGATGTTATTTACTCTGAGAACGGTAGTGTCACCGTTGTTTATCGTCTCACCATTCGTGGCTCTGATGGCGAG GCACATCGTGAATCTACTGGGACAGTAACGATGACTGATAATCACATAGACGATCCAGTTGCTGCAGCTGAGGAATTAGCATTCTGCAGAGCATGTGCTCGGTTTGGTCTCGGCTTGTATCTCTATCATGAGTCGTAG
- the LOC106315643 gene encoding enoyl-CoA delta isomerase 1, peroxisomal-like, producing MCTLEKRGQLFLLKLAGDGEHRLNPTLLDSITSAITQIRSDPSSSQSVLITTSDGKFFSNGYDLALADSDPSLRVVMDSKLRSLVADLISLPMPTIAAVTGHASAAGFVLAMSHDYVLMRRDRGFLYMSELDIELVIPPWFAAMIRMKIGSPAARRDVMLTAEKVTAERGLEMGIVDSSYGSAAETVEGAVKLGEELVRRGVDGHVYGGMREALLKQVLHTIGSNESVSNRMRNSGSKL from the coding sequence ATGTGTACGTTGGAGAAGCGTGGTCAACTCTTCTTGCTGAAACTCGCCGGCGACGGCGAACACCGTCTCAACCCCACCTTACTCGACAGCATCACCTCCGCCATCACACAGATCCGTTCCGATCCATCCTCCTCACAATCGGTCCTCATCACAACCTCCGACGGAAAATTCTTCTCCAACGGCTACGATCTCGCCTTGGCCGACTCCGATCCTTCTCTCCGCGTCGTCATGGACTCCAAACTCCGATCCCTAGTCGCCGACCTCATCTCCCTCCCTATGCCGACGATCGCCGCCGTGACCGGCCACGCCTCCGCCGCGGGGTTCGTTCTCGCGATGAGCCACGACTATGTACTGATGCGCCGCGACAGGGGGTTTCTGTATATGAGCGAGTTGGACATCGAGCTTGTGATTCCTCCGTGGTTTGCGGCGATGATACGGATGAAGATCGGTTCTCCGGCGGCGAGGAGAGATGTGATGCTGACGGCGGAGAAAGTTACGGCGGAGCGGGGTTTGGAGATGGGAATCGTGGATTCTAGTTATGGTAGCGCGGCGGAGACGGTTGAAGGCGCCGTTAAGTTGGGGGAGGAGTTGGTTAGACGCGGTGTTGATGGACACGTGTACGGTGGGATGAGAGAGGCTCTTTTAAAACAGGTTCTCCACACGATTGGTTCAAATGAGAGTGTTTCCAATAGAATGCGAAACAGTGGATCCAAACTGTAG
- the LOC106316077 gene encoding uncharacterized protein LOC106316077 yields the protein MKKAAALMKQIVAFLSSVAKAKSIAVKNKTRLTVLSLVRHKKLGFRSISNKIHNLLGHSDQDQDRDESKAVILYKSGASTVAHHESYDVLEEESDKYPDLRHTLFEGEEDFGELEEGSVIDMVKNSKEEEGESFKLEDEIDHVADLFISRFHKQMKLQKLLSFKRYQEMLARGT from the coding sequence ATGAAGAAAGCTGCAGCATTGATGAAACAGATCGTTGCGTTTTTGAGCTCAGTTGCAAAGGCTAAATCTATAGCGGTAAAGAACAAAACAAGACTCACGGTGTTGTCTCTCGTGAGACACAAGAAGCTGGGGTTCCGTTCCATTTCCAACAAGATCCACAACCTCCTAGGTCATTCTGATCAAGACCAAGACCGAGACGAGAGCAAGGCTGTAATCCTCTACAAAAGTGGTGCATCCACAGTGGCTCATCATGAGAGTTACGACGTACTAGAGGAGGAAAGCGACAAGTATCCTGATCTGAGGCACACGCTGTTCGAAGGAGAGGAGGATTTTGGGGAGTTGGAGGAAGGTTCCGTGATAGATATGGTGAAGAACTCGAAGGAAGAGGAAGGAGAAAGTTTCAAGCTAGAAGACGAGATAGACCATGTCGCAGATCTCTTCATTTCAAGGTTTCATAAGCAGATGAAGCTCCAAAAACTCTTGTCCTTCAAGAGGTATCAAGAAATGCTAGCCCGAGGCACATAG
- the LOC106316078 gene encoding NADH dehydrogenase [ubiquinone] 1 alpha subcomplex subunit 2-like — MAWRGNISKSLKELRILLCQSSPASASTRTFVEKNYKELKSLNPKFPFLIRECSGIQPQMWARYDMGVERCVNLDGMSETQFLKSLEDLVKAGGATKA, encoded by the exons ATGGCATGGAGAGGAAACATATCGAAGTCTCTCAAAGAGCTCAGGATCCTTCTCTGTCAATCCTCTCCCGCTAGCGCTTCCACCAG GACTTTCGTGGAGAAGAATTACAAAGAATTGAAGTCTCTAAACCCAAAGTTTCCCTTCCTGATCCGCGAATGTAGCGGGATCCAGCCTCAGATGTGGGCTAGATATG ATATGGGAGTGGAGAGGTGTGTGAACTTGGATGGGATGAGCGAGACACAGTTTCTCAAGTCTCTTGAAGACCTTGTGAAAGCTGGAGGAGCTACAAAAGCCTGA